The following proteins are co-located in the Imtechella halotolerans genome:
- a CDS encoding 1-aminocyclopropane-1-carboxylate deaminase/D-cysteine desulfhydrase, which produces MIWDTPKEISNQEVQYQFPRGIRLTIKREDKIHPFVSGNKFRKLKYNVAQAIHLGKHTLLTFGGAYSNHIAAVAAVGRLEGMKTIGIIRGEELQGQALNSQTLLRAQKDGMKFRFVSRELYRLKATSGFLNELNTEFESAYIIPEGGTNEFAVQGCEEILDTEDSVFTHIACSAGTGGTASGIIRVSNDNQRVLVFPAVKGDFLLSDIATYTHKTNWDLITAYHFGGYAKVTDELITFLNEFYVKTGIPLDPVYTGKMVFGIFDMISTLQIPDNAHILAIHTGGLQGIQGMNTYLQQKNRPLINYE; this is translated from the coding sequence ATGATTTGGGATACACCTAAAGAAATTAGTAATCAAGAAGTACAGTACCAATTCCCCAGAGGAATTAGGTTGACTATTAAAAGAGAAGATAAAATACATCCCTTTGTTTCAGGGAATAAATTCAGAAAACTTAAGTATAATGTTGCGCAGGCAATACATTTGGGTAAGCATACGTTACTTACATTTGGAGGGGCCTATTCTAATCATATAGCAGCCGTTGCAGCTGTTGGACGATTAGAAGGAATGAAGACAATTGGGATCATCAGAGGAGAAGAGCTGCAAGGGCAAGCCCTTAATAGTCAAACTCTTCTTAGAGCTCAAAAAGATGGAATGAAGTTTAGGTTTGTTAGTAGGGAATTATATAGGTTAAAAGCAACTTCTGGTTTTTTAAATGAACTAAATACCGAATTTGAGTCTGCTTACATTATTCCTGAAGGTGGCACTAATGAGTTCGCTGTACAGGGATGTGAAGAAATTCTAGATACTGAGGATTCAGTTTTTACACATATAGCTTGTTCGGCTGGTACGGGAGGTACGGCATCAGGGATTATAAGAGTTTCAAATGACAATCAGAGAGTATTGGTTTTTCCTGCTGTAAAAGGTGACTTTTTGTTAAGCGATATTGCTACTTATACACATAAAACTAATTGGGATCTTATTACAGCATACCATTTTGGTGGCTATGCAAAGGTTACGGACGAGCTAATTACTTTTTTGAATGAATTTTATGTTAAAACTGGTATTCCATTAGATCCTGTGTATACTGGAAAAATGGTATTTGGTATCTTTGACATGATTAGTACTTTACAGATCCCAGATAATGCTCATATTCTAGCAATCCATACTGGAGGATTGCAAGGAATACAAGGAATGAATACATATTTACAACAAAAAAACAGGCCGTTAATAAACTATGAATAA
- the hemL gene encoding glutamate-1-semialdehyde 2,1-aminomutase, whose translation MIYQRSSALFAAAKEVIPGGVNSPVRAFNAVGGTPIFVKEAKGTYLYDEDGNRLIDYIASWGPMILGHAHEPVVQAVIEKAKKGTSFGMPTEIETHIATLAVSMVPNIDKIRFVNSGTEACMSAVRLARGFTGRDKIIKFSGCYHGHSDSFLIQAGSGAVTFGSPNSPGVTQGTAKDTLLATYNDIHSVAELFKANKGEIAAVIIEPIAGNMGCVPPIAGFMEALRTLCTDNETLLIFDEVMTGFRLGKGGAQEALNIKADIVTFGKVIGGGLPVGAFAARNEIMDYLAPIGPVYQAGTLSGNPLAMSAGLAMLTELNNRPEVFSNLAKKTAYLHEGFEKVLSNSGLDYVINRYGSMISIHFTDTPVVDFASAAKGNNERFKKFFHGMLAEGVYLPPSAFESYFLNDALTFEDLDATIQALERVAKTL comes from the coding sequence ATGATTTATCAAAGAAGTAGTGCACTGTTCGCAGCGGCAAAAGAAGTAATTCCTGGAGGGGTTAATTCGCCTGTTCGAGCGTTCAATGCAGTAGGTGGGACACCTATATTTGTCAAAGAAGCTAAAGGAACCTATTTGTATGACGAAGATGGTAATAGATTAATCGATTATATTGCATCTTGGGGGCCAATGATTTTAGGGCATGCTCATGAACCTGTAGTTCAGGCAGTCATTGAAAAGGCAAAAAAAGGAACTTCCTTTGGTATGCCAACAGAGATTGAGACTCACATTGCTACCCTCGCAGTATCTATGGTTCCCAATATTGACAAAATTCGGTTTGTGAATAGCGGGACTGAAGCGTGTATGAGTGCAGTTCGTCTAGCAAGAGGTTTTACTGGAAGAGATAAAATAATAAAGTTTTCTGGTTGCTATCATGGACATTCAGATTCATTTCTAATTCAAGCAGGTAGTGGTGCTGTTACTTTTGGAAGCCCTAATAGTCCAGGGGTTACTCAAGGAACAGCAAAAGACACATTACTAGCTACCTATAATGATATTCATTCTGTAGCAGAACTGTTTAAAGCTAATAAAGGAGAAATTGCTGCTGTAATCATTGAGCCTATTGCTGGAAATATGGGTTGTGTTCCTCCTATTGCTGGCTTTATGGAAGCGTTACGTACCCTTTGTACGGATAATGAAACCTTACTTATTTTTGATGAAGTAATGACTGGCTTTAGATTAGGAAAGGGAGGTGCTCAAGAAGCCTTGAATATTAAAGCAGATATAGTCACATTTGGTAAAGTTATTGGTGGTGGACTTCCTGTTGGTGCTTTTGCAGCACGTAATGAAATAATGGATTATTTGGCGCCCATAGGCCCCGTGTATCAGGCTGGTACCCTAAGTGGAAATCCACTTGCAATGAGTGCGGGATTAGCTATGCTTACAGAGCTGAACAACCGTCCAGAAGTTTTCAGTAATCTCGCGAAAAAGACCGCTTATTTACATGAAGGATTTGAAAAAGTCTTATCAAATTCAGGATTGGATTATGTAATAAATAGGTATGGATCCATGATTTCAATTCATTTCACTGATACCCCAGTGGTAGATTTTGCATCTGCAGCAAAAGGAAATAATGAGCGATTTAAGAAGTTTTTTCATGGTATGTTAGCAGAAGGAGTTTATCTTCCGCCAAGTGCATTTGAAAGTTACTTTTTGAATGATGCGCTAACTTTTGAAGATTTAGACGCTACTATTCAAGCACTAGAACGAGTAGCAAAAACATTGTAG
- a CDS encoding DUF4136 domain-containing protein — MKALKFTLPIIALMLLVSCSSVRVAADYDRQTNFNELKTYAFFKPGIDKAEISDLDKKRIMYAIDAEMAAKGFMKSENPDMLISIFTKEKERVDVYNNAGFGWGPYWGWGWGGYSNVTSHTEGSLYIDIIDAKKKELVWQGKGTGSLPETMDRKEERIREFVKQILSQYPPGSEK, encoded by the coding sequence ATGAAAGCTTTAAAATTTACACTTCCAATAATAGCATTAATGCTATTGGTATCCTGCAGCAGCGTGCGTGTAGCAGCAGATTATGACCGTCAAACAAATTTTAATGAATTAAAAACCTACGCTTTCTTTAAACCTGGTATTGACAAAGCAGAAATATCGGATTTAGACAAAAAACGTATCATGTATGCCATTGATGCCGAAATGGCAGCTAAAGGATTCATGAAATCTGAAAATCCAGATATGCTCATCAGTATCTTCACTAAAGAAAAAGAGCGTGTCGATGTGTACAATAATGCAGGCTTTGGCTGGGGTCCTTATTGGGGCTGGGGCTGGGGAGGATATAGTAATGTAACTTCTCACACCGAAGGAAGCCTTTACATAGACATCATTGATGCTAAAAAGAAAGAACTTGTTTGGCAAGGCAAAGGAACTGGCTCTCTTCCAGAAACTATGGATAGAAAAGAAGAGCGTATACGTGAATTTGTAAAACAAATTTTATCTCAATATCCTCCAGGATCTGAAAAATAA
- a CDS encoding DUF5522 domain-containing protein: MKKIIPIEEGDYYLTPEGYRCFTEQYHLKRGYCCQSGCRHCPYGYNKKTNSTNL, translated from the coding sequence ATGAAAAAAATTATCCCAATAGAAGAAGGTGATTATTATCTTACCCCTGAAGGATATAGGTGTTTTACCGAACAATACCACCTAAAAAGAGGATATTGTTGTCAAAGCGGTTGTCGTCATTGCCCTTACGGTTATAATAAAAAAACAAATTCAACAAACTTATAA
- a CDS encoding zinc-dependent metalloprotease translates to MTRQILKKFFMLAIAFAVVGTADAQSKRKKDTKKATPPATEKPAPKKTGPQPYASVITKSAVTDKGLFDVHKIDEKYFYEIPDSLFNREILMVTRISKTATGAGWGGGEANTQVLRWQKNGNKVLLRVVSHNIVAGDSLPIHEAVVNSNFEPILYSFDIKAFGKDSTSTVIEVNELFEKDVESLGIPKFYKTQYRVTRLDDKRSFLQSIKSFPTNIESRHVKTYIASNPPSNADLGSITLEINNSMIILPKEPMKRRYFDERVGWFARGQVDYGLDAQKSKTVTYLDRWRLEVKDEDIEKFKRGELVEPKQPIIYYIDRATPEQWRKYIKQGVEDWQVAFEAAGFKNAIIAKDPPSIEEDPDWDPDDMRYSVVRYLASPIPNANGPHISDPRSGEILNANINWYHNVMTLLRNWFFVQTAAINPDARGVEFKNEVMGRLIRFVSSHEVGHTLGLPHNMGSSVAYPVDSLRSATFTKKFGTAPSIMDYARFNYIAQPGDEGVALMPEIGIYDKYSIMWGYKPILDKSAQDEKPVLDSWILKHAGDPLYRFGHQQAGHVVDPSSQTEDLGDDAMKASSYGIANLKRIVPNLIEWTAEDGKNYDDLKDLYEQVLGQYNRYMGHVSSNIGGVYEHYKTYDQEGAVYTHVPKEHQKKALKFLIDEHFKTPTWMIDQNIFNKIEYSGSIERLRSSQERTINNILDLGRLARVIENETLNGTKAYTLVELMNDLRNGVWSELSRGQKIDTYRRNLQRAHVDRLGYLLTVEKQQPGRAGGYLKFTTVNVNQSDIRAIARAELNTIKSMARSAANATADRISKYHLQDIVERIDAILEAKK, encoded by the coding sequence ATGACCAGACAAATACTTAAAAAATTCTTCATGCTAGCAATAGCCTTTGCAGTGGTGGGTACTGCAGATGCTCAAAGCAAAAGAAAAAAAGACACTAAAAAGGCTACACCTCCAGCCACGGAAAAGCCAGCACCCAAAAAAACAGGCCCACAACCTTATGCAAGCGTTATTACTAAAAGTGCTGTAACTGATAAAGGACTTTTTGATGTACACAAAATTGACGAAAAGTACTTTTATGAAATCCCTGATTCTCTTTTTAACAGAGAAATACTAATGGTTACACGTATCTCCAAAACAGCCACTGGAGCTGGCTGGGGAGGTGGAGAAGCCAACACTCAAGTACTACGTTGGCAAAAAAATGGAAACAAAGTGTTATTAAGAGTGGTATCACACAATATTGTCGCAGGGGATTCTCTTCCTATTCATGAGGCAGTAGTAAACTCTAACTTTGAACCAATTCTATACTCTTTTGACATCAAGGCTTTTGGAAAAGATTCAACTTCAACAGTGATTGAAGTTAATGAACTTTTTGAAAAAGATGTGGAATCTTTAGGAATTCCTAAATTTTATAAGACTCAGTATAGAGTTACCCGTTTGGATGACAAGCGTTCTTTTTTACAAAGCATAAAAAGTTTCCCTACTAATATTGAATCGAGACATGTAAAAACGTATATAGCTAGCAATCCTCCTTCTAATGCAGATTTAGGATCAATTACCCTGGAAATTAACAATTCCATGATCATTCTTCCAAAAGAGCCTATGAAACGTCGTTATTTTGACGAACGTGTTGGTTGGTTTGCTCGCGGCCAAGTAGACTATGGTCTGGATGCTCAAAAATCAAAAACAGTTACTTACCTTGATCGTTGGAGGCTTGAAGTTAAAGACGAAGATATTGAAAAATTCAAGAGAGGTGAACTTGTGGAACCAAAACAACCGATTATTTATTACATCGATCGTGCTACACCAGAACAATGGAGAAAGTACATTAAGCAAGGTGTTGAAGATTGGCAAGTAGCTTTTGAAGCAGCTGGTTTTAAAAATGCCATTATAGCTAAAGACCCTCCTTCAATTGAAGAAGATCCTGATTGGGATCCAGATGATATGCGTTATTCTGTAGTGCGCTATCTAGCTTCACCTATACCAAATGCAAATGGTCCTCATATTAGCGACCCCCGAAGTGGTGAAATTCTTAATGCCAATATCAATTGGTATCACAACGTAATGACTCTTTTACGCAACTGGTTCTTTGTTCAAACAGCCGCTATCAATCCAGATGCACGAGGTGTGGAATTCAAAAATGAAGTAATGGGTCGATTAATTCGATTTGTTTCTTCTCATGAGGTTGGTCATACATTAGGTTTACCTCATAACATGGGTAGCAGTGTTGCCTATCCTGTAGATTCCTTACGCTCTGCTACCTTCACTAAAAAATTTGGAACTGCTCCCTCAATCATGGACTATGCACGATTTAATTATATTGCACAACCAGGCGATGAAGGAGTAGCACTTATGCCTGAAATAGGTATCTATGACAAATACTCAATCATGTGGGGATACAAACCTATATTAGACAAATCAGCCCAAGATGAAAAACCTGTTTTGGATAGCTGGATTTTAAAACATGCTGGCGATCCTCTTTATCGCTTTGGTCATCAACAGGCTGGACATGTTGTAGATCCAAGTTCTCAGACAGAAGATTTAGGAGATGACGCTATGAAGGCAAGTTCTTATGGTATAGCTAATTTGAAACGAATTGTACCTAACTTAATCGAATGGACTGCTGAGGATGGTAAAAACTATGACGACTTAAAAGACCTTTACGAACAAGTTCTTGGCCAATACAACCGTTATATGGGGCATGTATCTTCAAATATAGGTGGTGTCTATGAGCATTATAAAACTTATGACCAAGAAGGTGCAGTGTATACCCACGTTCCAAAAGAACATCAGAAAAAGGCACTCAAATTTCTAATTGACGAACACTTCAAAACACCAACTTGGATGATTGACCAAAATATCTTCAATAAAATAGAATATTCAGGTAGTATTGAAAGGTTACGATCATCCCAAGAACGCACTATAAATAACATATTAGATTTAGGAAGATTAGCACGTGTTATTGAAAACGAAACTTTAAACGGAACAAAGGCGTATACCCTAGTGGAGTTAATGAATGACCTTCGCAATGGCGTATGGAGTGAATTAAGCCGTGGTCAGAAAATCGACACATACCGTCGTAACCTGCAAAGAGCGCATGTAGATCGCCTTGGTTATCTTCTTACTGTAGAGAAACAACAACCAGGACGTGCTGGTGGTTATTTAAAATTCACTACTGTAAACGTAAATCAGTCTGATATTCGTGCTATAGCTAGAGCAGAGCTTAATACAATTAAGTCGATGGCGCGTTCTGCTGCAAACGCAACTGCAGACAGAATTAGCAAATACCACTTACAAGATATTGTAGAGAGAATTGATGCCATTCTAGAGGCAAAAAAATAA
- a CDS encoding aromatic amino acid hydroxylase, which translates to MSTQYESNPILEKLPNHLRQFIKPQNYEDYTAIDQAVWRYVMRKNVDYLSKVAHESYLNGLRQTGISIDSIPNMYGMNRILKEIGWAAVAVDGFIPPSAFMEFQAYNVLVIASDIRQLEHIEYTPAPDIIHEGAGHAPIIANPEYAEYLRRFGEIGCKAISSAKDYEMYEAIRHLSIIKEAEGTSQKEIETAEKHVEDLQNNMGNPSEMALIRNLHWWTVEYGLIGTVDNPKIYGAGLLSSIGESAWCMTDNVIKLPYTIDAAQKSFDITKPQPQLYVTPDFAHLSLVLEEFANTMALRRGGLGGVQKLIESKALGSIELSTGIQVSGVFSNVIAHDGKPIYVQTTGKTALAYREKELIGHGASYHSEGFGSPIGKLKGINLAIEDMSPRDLRAYDIYEGERVTLEFEGGIKVVGDIITGTRNLQGKIILISFKNCTVSYGETILFKPEWGIYDMAVGKDIVSAFSGAADIHSFDLITHVPSELTIKAKKTPERLQLESLYLQVRDFRNGKNTTLSRHKIFEQLVSNFPNDWLLSVELYELAHQNGDIDFAKEIAAHLETVKQNRPLVGHLIDGGISLVENEKVH; encoded by the coding sequence ATGAGCACCCAATACGAATCAAATCCAATACTAGAAAAACTTCCTAATCATTTGCGTCAATTTATCAAACCGCAAAATTATGAAGACTATACAGCCATAGATCAGGCAGTATGGCGTTATGTAATGCGTAAAAATGTAGATTACCTTTCAAAGGTTGCGCATGAATCATACCTTAATGGGCTTAGGCAAACTGGAATTTCTATAGACAGCATTCCAAACATGTATGGCATGAATCGAATTTTAAAAGAAATTGGCTGGGCTGCTGTAGCAGTAGATGGGTTTATCCCGCCTAGTGCCTTCATGGAATTTCAAGCCTACAATGTCCTTGTTATTGCTTCAGACATCAGACAGCTTGAACATATTGAATATACCCCAGCACCTGATATTATTCACGAAGGTGCAGGACACGCCCCTATTATTGCTAACCCCGAATATGCAGAGTATTTAAGACGATTTGGAGAAATTGGTTGTAAAGCAATTTCTAGTGCGAAGGACTATGAGATGTATGAAGCCATACGACACTTATCCATTATAAAAGAAGCGGAAGGAACTTCACAAAAAGAAATTGAAACTGCAGAAAAGCATGTTGAGGACCTACAAAATAATATGGGAAATCCAAGTGAGATGGCATTAATTCGCAATCTTCATTGGTGGACCGTAGAATACGGACTAATCGGTACTGTTGATAATCCTAAGATTTATGGCGCTGGACTTCTATCATCCATTGGAGAAAGTGCATGGTGCATGACTGATAATGTTATAAAACTTCCATACACGATTGATGCAGCTCAAAAAAGCTTTGATATTACCAAACCACAACCACAACTCTATGTCACTCCAGATTTTGCGCATTTAAGTTTAGTTTTGGAAGAATTCGCTAATACCATGGCCCTTAGAAGAGGGGGATTAGGTGGTGTCCAAAAATTAATTGAGTCTAAGGCTTTAGGCAGCATTGAACTGAGCACAGGAATCCAAGTTTCAGGGGTATTTAGCAACGTAATAGCCCATGATGGCAAACCAATTTATGTTCAAACTACAGGAAAAACTGCACTGGCATACCGTGAAAAGGAATTAATAGGACATGGCGCCAGCTACCATAGTGAAGGCTTTGGTTCACCTATTGGAAAACTTAAAGGAATTAATCTCGCAATTGAAGACATGAGTCCCAGAGATTTACGAGCCTATGATATTTATGAAGGTGAACGGGTTACACTTGAATTTGAAGGAGGTATAAAGGTTGTGGGTGATATTATTACTGGAACACGCAACCTTCAAGGAAAAATAATTCTTATTAGTTTTAAAAACTGTACGGTAAGTTATGGTGAAACAATTTTGTTTAAACCTGAATGGGGTATTTATGACATGGCTGTAGGCAAAGATATTGTTTCGGCTTTCAGTGGAGCTGCTGACATTCATAGCTTTGATCTTATTACACATGTCCCCTCTGAGTTAACTATTAAAGCTAAAAAAACACCTGAACGACTTCAATTAGAATCCCTATATCTTCAAGTCCGAGACTTCAGGAATGGCAAAAACACCACCCTATCACGTCATAAAATATTTGAACAATTAGTTTCAAATTTCCCTAACGATTGGCTACTCTCGGTAGAGTTATACGAACTTGCTCACCAGAATGGTGATATAGATTTTGCAAAAGAAATTGCAGCACATTTAGAAACAGTAAAACAGAATCGCCCACTTGTAGGCCACCTTATTGATGGCGGAATCTCACTTGTCGAAAATGAAAAAGTACACTAA
- a CDS encoding urocanate hydratase, protein MTFQEKIQQGIPTSLPQPKTYDTSINHAPKRKEILSEEEKKLALRNALRYFEPHLHDQLIEEFKQELETYGRIYMYRLRPDYDMYARGIDEYPAKSLQAAAIMLMIQNNLDPAVAQHPHELITYGGNGAVFQNWAQYLLTMKYLSEMTDEQTLAIYSGHPMGLFPSHKNAPRVVVTNGMMIPNYSRPDDWERFNALGVTQYGQMTAGSYMYIGPQGIVHGTTITVLNGFRKINKSPKGHLFVTSGLGGMSGAQPKAGNIAGCITVCAEVNPKITQIRHDQGWIDEIIPNINDLTARVRQAQSKGETISLAYLGNVVDVWEHFDKENIHIDLGSDQTSLHNPWAGGYYPVGISFEEANQMMANEPLKFKVAVQESLRRHAAAINKHTDKGTYFFDYGNAFLLEASRAGADVMALNGIDFKYPSYVQDIMGPMCFDYGFGPFRWVCCSGNPEDLEKTDAIAQAVLEEMMRTAPNEISQQLADNIQWIKSAQQNKLVVGSQARILYADSEGRIRIARAFNNAIAEGKIGPVVLGRDHHDVSGTDSPYRETSNIYDGSRFTADMAIQNVIGDSFRGATWVSIHNGGGVGWGEVINGGFGMVLDGSKEAANRLETMLFWDVNNGIARRNWARNEGAIFAIKRAMETQPLLKVTIPSIVDDTLLE, encoded by the coding sequence ATGACATTTCAAGAAAAAATTCAACAAGGCATACCTACTTCCCTACCTCAACCAAAAACGTATGACACCTCTATAAATCATGCGCCAAAACGTAAAGAAATTCTTAGTGAAGAAGAGAAAAAGTTAGCCTTACGTAATGCTCTTCGTTATTTCGAACCGCATCTACACGACCAACTAATTGAAGAATTTAAACAAGAATTAGAAACCTATGGGCGTATATATATGTATCGTCTTCGTCCAGATTATGATATGTATGCCAGAGGAATTGATGAATATCCTGCAAAAAGTCTGCAGGCTGCTGCTATCATGTTAATGATTCAGAACAACCTGGATCCAGCAGTAGCTCAACATCCTCACGAGCTCATCACCTATGGCGGAAACGGTGCTGTTTTTCAAAACTGGGCTCAATACCTTCTTACTATGAAGTATTTAAGCGAGATGACTGACGAACAAACGCTTGCAATTTATAGTGGCCATCCAATGGGACTATTCCCATCTCATAAAAATGCACCAAGGGTTGTCGTTACCAATGGAATGATGATTCCAAACTATTCACGACCAGATGATTGGGAACGATTTAATGCACTTGGCGTAACCCAATATGGACAGATGACTGCTGGTAGCTACATGTATATAGGACCGCAAGGGATTGTTCATGGTACTACCATAACTGTTCTTAATGGTTTTAGAAAAATCAATAAGTCTCCTAAAGGACATTTATTTGTAACCTCAGGTTTGGGAGGAATGAGTGGAGCTCAACCCAAGGCAGGTAATATAGCTGGTTGTATAACGGTTTGTGCGGAGGTAAATCCAAAAATTACTCAGATTCGTCATGATCAAGGGTGGATTGATGAAATTATTCCTAATATCAATGATTTAACTGCTAGAGTACGTCAGGCACAGTCAAAAGGAGAAACAATATCTTTGGCTTACCTAGGGAATGTGGTAGATGTATGGGAGCATTTTGACAAAGAAAATATACATATAGATTTAGGTTCAGATCAAACTTCTTTACACAATCCATGGGCAGGTGGTTACTACCCTGTCGGAATATCTTTTGAAGAAGCTAACCAAATGATGGCAAATGAACCTTTAAAATTCAAAGTTGCTGTCCAGGAATCACTTCGTAGGCATGCCGCCGCAATCAACAAACATACTGATAAAGGGACCTATTTCTTTGATTATGGAAATGCATTCCTACTGGAGGCATCAAGAGCAGGAGCAGATGTAATGGCTTTAAATGGCATCGATTTCAAATATCCAAGCTATGTTCAGGACATTATGGGTCCCATGTGCTTTGATTACGGATTTGGACCATTCAGATGGGTTTGCTGTTCTGGCAACCCAGAGGATTTAGAAAAAACCGACGCTATTGCTCAAGCGGTTTTAGAGGAAATGATGAGAACAGCACCCAATGAAATTAGCCAACAACTGGCAGACAACATTCAATGGATTAAAAGTGCGCAACAAAACAAGCTTGTGGTTGGATCTCAAGCACGTATTTTATATGCAGATTCTGAAGGACGCATCCGAATTGCTCGAGCCTTTAACAATGCCATAGCTGAAGGCAAAATTGGCCCTGTGGTATTAGGACGTGACCATCATGATGTATCCGGTACAGATTCTCCTTATAGAGAAACATCTAACATTTATGATGGCTCTCGATTTACCGCCGACATGGCCATTCAAAATGTCATTGGAGACAGTTTTAGAGGGGCTACTTGGGTATCCATCCACAATGGAGGTGGTGTAGGCTGGGGAGAAGTCATTAATGGAGGATTCGGCATGGTTCTTGATGGAAGTAAAGAAGCAGCTAATAGACTAGAAACCATGCTTTTCTGGGATGTTAACAACGGAATTGCTAGACGTAACTGGGCTCGTAATGAAGGTGCCATTTTCGCAATAAAAAGAGCCATGGAGACGCAACCATTACTAAAAGTTACCATCCCATCAATAGTAGATGATACACTATTAGAGTAA
- a CDS encoding glucosaminidase domain-containing protein, with amino-acid sequence MNNKLIFLFLISLLVGSCGPSKNATSKKHSKTRVAVVRKTPESLSEKKAEKPTETLESTSTTKVYADVIMEYIDRYKDISMVEMQRYGIPASITLAQGILESGAGRGTLAKTANNHFGIKCHTGWTGGSVSHDDDEKGECFRKYENPHESFEDHSKFLTTRGRYAFLFEFGKGDYVAWAHGLRKAGYATDKRYPEKLISLIERYDLHSFDKQVLGNSYVAVEKETKVSVHSKENVHIVQKGDTLFSLARRYNVSVEQLMKMNELSGEGINIGQELRIR; translated from the coding sequence ATGAATAATAAACTCATATTTCTATTTCTAATTAGTCTATTGGTAGGATCATGTGGACCATCAAAAAATGCTACTTCTAAAAAACATTCCAAAACTAGGGTAGCGGTGGTACGTAAAACTCCTGAGTCCTTAAGTGAAAAAAAGGCAGAAAAACCTACTGAGACCCTAGAATCAACATCAACTACAAAGGTGTATGCCGATGTAATTATGGAATATATAGATCGTTACAAGGATATATCAATGGTTGAAATGCAACGATATGGAATACCAGCCAGTATAACCTTAGCTCAAGGTATCTTGGAAAGTGGAGCTGGGAGAGGTACCTTGGCTAAAACTGCGAATAATCATTTCGGTATTAAATGTCACACAGGTTGGACAGGAGGGAGTGTCTCTCATGATGATGATGAAAAGGGTGAATGTTTTCGTAAGTATGAAAATCCGCACGAGTCTTTTGAAGACCATTCTAAGTTTTTGACTACACGTGGACGTTATGCTTTTCTGTTTGAGTTTGGAAAGGGGGATTATGTTGCTTGGGCTCACGGTCTTCGCAAAGCTGGTTACGCAACTGATAAAAGGTATCCGGAAAAATTGATTTCTCTTATAGAGCGTTATGATTTACATAGTTTTGATAAGCAGGTACTAGGTAATTCATACGTGGCCGTTGAGAAGGAGACTAAGGTAAGTGTGCATTCGAAGGAAAACGTCCATATAGTTCAAAAGGGTGACACATTGTTTTCCTTAGCCAGGCGTTATAATGTTAGCGTGGAACAGCTTATGAAAATGAATGAACTGTCTGGTGAGGGAATTAATATTGGTCAAGAATTACGAATCCGATAA
- a CDS encoding rhodanese-like domain-containing protein: MGLLDLLFGNKNEQLQEFITKGAVIIDVRTPGEFQGGHIQGSKNIPLQSLQGQINAIKKLNKPIIACCASGMRSSSAASILKSHGIEVVNGGGWSSLAHKLNQ; this comes from the coding sequence ATGGGATTATTAGATTTATTATTTGGTAACAAAAATGAACAATTACAAGAATTCATTACAAAAGGTGCTGTAATTATTGATGTGAGAACACCAGGAGAATTTCAAGGAGGTCATATTCAAGGTTCCAAAAATATTCCATTACAATCTTTGCAAGGACAAATAAATGCAATTAAAAAGCTGAATAAACCGATTATTGCATGCTGTGCGAGTGGAATGCGAAGCTCAAGTGCAGCTTCTATTCTTAAAAGTCATGGGATTGAGGTAGTAAATGGTGGTGGATGGAGTAGCTTAGCACACAAACTCAATCAATAA